The DNA sequence AATTAATACTCAAAACATTCTTAATTTATTTCTGGTCTGTTTTTGTTGGTGTTGTATCTCCAAGATTCAGAATAGAACAATCGGTAGTATGGTTTTTAAAAGTTCCTTTAGTTATTGGAATTATAGCAATAATTATTTTCATTTAAAATTTACAAAAAAATCAAATAATGTCTGATAATAATAAATCAAATAATATAGAGGATAAGTTTCTTGCGGAGGAGAATAAAAAGAGGATAGTTATTGATCCTGATGGAGCTGAGATAGAAATAGATCCCTTAAAAGACTATTTCTGCGATCAAAGACCGGAGGTAATAGATCCTAAGAACAAAGTTGTAGAGAAATTTTTAAATTGGGCAAGAGCTGAATCTTTGTGGGTTTTAGGTTTTGGAACAGGTTGTGGAAGTATTGAGATACCTCCTTTATTAACACCTAGATTTGATGCATTTAGATTTGGTGTTCAGATGAGACCTACTCCAAGACAATCTTCTGTAATTATTGTTTCAGGATATCTTGCAATAAAAACATTGAAAAGGGTTATTCGTTCTTATGAACAAATGCAAAGTCCGAAATTTGTCCTTGCTCTTGGTAGTTGTACCATAAATGGTGGAATGTATTACGATAGTTACAACACAATAAATAGACTTGATTATTATATGCCTGTTGATGTTTATGTTGCAGGTTGTATGCCTCGCCCTGAAGCATTATTAGCA is a window from the Bacteroidota bacterium genome containing:
- the nuoB gene encoding NADH-quinone oxidoreductase subunit NuoB encodes the protein MSDNNKSNNIEDKFLAEENKKRIVIDPDGAEIEIDPLKDYFCDQRPEVIDPKNKVVEKFLNWARAESLWVLGFGTGCGSIEIPPLLTPRFDAFRFGVQMRPTPRQSSVIIVSGYLAIKTLKRVIRSYEQMQSPKFVLALGSCTINGGMYYDSYNTINRLDYYMPVDVYVAGCMPRPEALLAGFNKLKERIKDGRAEGANEYAKKFDWYKANQKKIIKDWNMPDYNW